In a genomic window of Brassica rapa cultivar Chiifu-401-42 chromosome A10, CAAS_Brap_v3.01, whole genome shotgun sequence:
- the LOC103844502 gene encoding coproporphyrinogen-III oxidase 1, chloroplastic has translation MASHSLVSSPHPLAPFSSHHHHRLHHSPNLSTLPFPKPIKTKPNHSLQCSVSIEKEVPETERPFTFLRDSDDSSHSSSSSTSVRARFETMIRAAQDSVCEAIEAVENGPKFKEDVWSRPGGGGGISRVLQDGNVFEKAGVNVSVVYGVMPPEAYRAAKGSASDQKPGPVPFFAAGVSSVLHPKNPFAPTLHFNYRYFETDAPKDVPGAPRQWWFGGGTDFTPAYIFEEDVKHFHSIQKQACDKFDPSFYPRFKKWCDDYFYIKHRDERRGLGGIFFDDLNDYDQEMLLKFSTECANSVVPAYIPIVEKRKDMEFTEQHKAWQQLRRGRYVEFNLVYDRGTTFGLKTGGRIESILVSLPLSARWEYDHKPEEGTEEWKLLDACINPKEWI, from the exons ATGGCTTCTCACTCTCTCGTCTCTTCTCCTCATCCCTTAGCTCCCTTCTCCTCTCACCATCACCATCGTCTCCACCACTCCCCCAATCTCTCCACTCTCCCTTTCCCCAAACCAATCAAAACCAAACCCAATCACTCCCTCCAATGCTCCGTCTCAATCGAGAAAGAAGTCCCCGAAACGGAACGACCCTTCACCTTCCTCAGAGACTCCGACGACTCCTCccactcctcctcctcctcaactTCAGTCAGAGCTCGTTTCGAGACCATGATTAGAGCTGCTCAGGACAGCGTCTGCGAGGCCATCGAAGCCGTCGAAAACGGTCCGAAGTTCAAAGAAGACGTCTGGTCTCGTCCCGGCGGAGGCGGCGGGATCAGCCGCGTGTTGCAGGACGGGAATGTGTTTGAGAAGGCTGGGGTGAATGTCTCTGTGGTTTACGGTGTGATGCCTCCCGAAGCTTACAGAGCTGCGAAAGGCTCTGCTTCGGATCAGAAGCCTGGTCCGGTTCCGTTCTTTGCTGCGGGAGTTAGTTCGGTTTTGCATCCTAAGAACCCTTTTGCGCCGACTCTGCATTTTAATTATCGTTATTTCGAGACTGATGCTCCAAAGG ATGTTCCTGGAGCTCCGAGGCAGTGGTGGTTTGGTGGTGGAACTGATTTTACGCCGGCTTACATCTTTGAAGAGGATGTCAAGCATTTTCATTCG ATTCAAAAGCAAGCGTGTGACAAGTTCGACCCTTCTTTCTATCCACGATTCAAGAAGTGGTGTGATGACTACTTTTACATCAAG CACCGTGATGAGAGACGAGGACTTGGAGGGATATTTTTTGACGATCTTAATGACTATGATCAAGAAATGCTTCTGAAATTCTCTACTG AATGTGCGAACTCAGTGGTACCGGCTTATATACCTATAGTGGAGAAGAGGAAAGACATGGAATTTACAGAGCAGCACAAGGCATGGCAACAGTTGCGAAGAGGAAGATATGTCGAATTCAACTTG GTTTATGATCGTGGAACGACATTTGGTTTGAAGACGGGAGGGAGAATAGAGAGTATTCTTGTCTCTCTTCCGCTGTCAGCAAGATGGGAGTATGACCAT AAACCGGAAGAGGGGACTGAGGAGTGGAAGCTGTTGGATGCTTGTATCAACCCCAAGGAGTGGATATAG
- the LOC117129048 gene encoding phospholipase D A-like → MRTYPRGSRFQPTELGLVKLHLKNKVEKNISGFIKTLNVYGDAPWLLHHDTNPLYSRNEWYYFVPRKIRGVRSVSRMVPSNGDSLGGTWKSVGKKKDIKKNDKELMGYKTELVFKKNVAGELEKEKTDWHMDEYSLHRNGDEFHDLVLCHVRLLHSDETFKPHVPAAHQVDHVKKDNNNNNDVVLPNQEQQEAGSAMQGYEGGNVNQPQQQPEEQEDYILVDRHLRSNHNQRQNLLEDVVYPNGRGDFNQHQQQQQDQEDSLNLLHPPFQTNVNQEHYPLGDIAYHNAEGDMTGYGLMPSFNQGNDVNQQQDSPDPLLLPPLQQSNDNQEPHPLDDIAFDDNLTIDIDELLKILDEGKEQEDPPTLPLPPPLPSNVNQAPCLSWDTNFAPSQVENNYNNNTVLPNQEQREGGFANHYDMTMMVEKEHGDIKQQYQQELQQIDRQSLFYDPEWDDLRFSSDLIMPNMDVSLTQQQLRELEEERLQLVESYNNNTVLPNQEQREAGFANHNDMKMMVEKEHGDVKQDQEQRIKDLLSYLLSDDFGFDGPEDGPIAPELLKLLEPVPQAQDSEVMPPPPQSNDNHGQLPLVPSQVENHNNTNVLPKQEQQEAGFAYQNDMTMVANEHGDVKQPQDQEQQHIDLQSLLRDPEWDDLRCDFGGPEVGLILQNMEVSMTQQEEQEVQEEILKRMLEPVPQPQDSGVHADQVMPKD, encoded by the exons ATGCGTACGTATCCGCGTGGTTCGCGATTTCAACCAACGGAGTTGGGGTTGGTGAAGCTTCATCTTAAGAACAAGGTGGAGAAGAACATAAGCGGTTTCATCAAAACGTTGAACGTCTACGGAGACGCGCCGTGGCTTCTCCATCACGACACGAACCCTCTGTATAGTAGAAACGAATGGTACTATTTTGTTCCGAGGAAGATAAGAGGTGTCAGGTCAGTGAGCCGGATGGTACCGAGTAACGGAGATAGCTTAGGGGGCACGTGGAAATCAGTAGGTAAGAAAAAAGACATAAAGAAGAATGACAAGGAGTTGATGGGTTACAAGACGGAACTGGTGTTCAAAAAGAACGTGGCGGGGGagttagagaaggagaagactgACTGGCACATGGATGAGTATTCCCTTCACAGGAATGGTGATGAGTTCCATGATTTGGTCTTGTGTCATGTCAGACTACTTCATAGTGACGAGACATTCAAACCCCATGTCCCTGCTGCTCATCAGGTTGATCATGTGAaaaaagacaacaacaacaacaacgacgTAGTCTTACCAAACCAAGAGCAGCAAGAAGCTGGTTCTGCTATGCAAGGTTACGAAGGTGGCAACGTCAATCAACCTCAGCAACAACCAGAAGAGCAAGAAGATTATATTCTTGTAGATCGTCATCTGCGGAGCAACCACAACCAAAGACAGAATCTATTGGAAGATGTTGTTTATCCGAATGGCCGTGGCGACTTCAATCAacatcagcaacaacaacaagaccAAGAAGATTCACTTAATCTTCTACATCCTCCTTTTCAGACCAACGTTAACCAAGAACATTATCCATTGGGAGATATCGCTTATCATAACGCAGAGGGTGATATGACTGGCTATGGACTCATGCCAAGTTTTAACCAAGGCAACGACGTCAATCAACAACAAGATTCACCAGatcctcttctccttcctccTTTGCAGCAGAGCAACGACAACCAAGAACCTCATCCATTGGATGATATTGCTTTTGATGATAATCTTACGATTGACATTGATGAACTCTTGAAAATTCTAGACGAAGGGAAAGAGCAAGAAGATCCACCCACTCTTccccttcctcctcctcttccgagCAATGTCAACCAAGCACCGTGTCTCTCGTGGGATACCAATTTTGCCCCATCTCAGGTGGAGAACaactacaacaacaacaccGTCTTACCGAACCAAGAGCAACGAGAAGGTGGTTTTGCTAATCATTATGACATGACGATGATGGTAGAGAAAGAACATGGCGACATCAAACAACAATATCAGCAAGAGCTACAGCAAATAGATCGACAGAGTTTATTCTATGATCCTGAGTGGGATGATTTGCGTTTTAGTAGTGATTTGATTATGCCAAATATGGACGTAAGCTTGACTCAACAACAACTACGAGAACTGGAAGAAGAGAGATTACAACTG GTGGAGAGCTACAACAACAACACCGTCTTACCGAACCAAGAGCAACGAGAAGCTGGTTTTGCTAATCATAACGACATGAAGATGATGGTAGAGAAAGAACATGGCGACGTCAAACAAGATCAAGAGCAACGGATAAAAGATCTACTGAGCTATCTCCTTTCGGatgattttggttttgatggCCCAGAGGATGGACCGATTGCGCCAGAGCTATTAAAACTGCTGGAACCGGTTCCCCAAGCTCAAGACTCGGAAGtcatgcctcctcctcctcagagCAACGACAACCATGGACAGCTTCCTCTTGTCCCATCTCAGGTGGAGAATCACAACAACACCAACGTCTTACCGAAACAAGAGCAACAAGAAGCTGGTTTTGCCTATCAGAATGACATGACGATGGTAGCAAACGAACATGGCGACGTCAAGCAACCACAAGATCAAGAGCAACAGCATATAGATTTACAGAGTCTTCTCCGTGATCCTGAGTGGGATGATTTACGTTGTGATTTTGGTGGCCCAGAGGTTGGTTTGATTTTGCAAAATATGGAGGTAAGCATGACTcaacaagaagaacaagaagtgcAAGAAGAGATATTAAAACGCATGCTGGAACCAGTTCCTCAACCTCAAGACTCGGGAGTACATGCGGATCAAGTCATGCCTAAAGATTGA
- the LOC103844500 gene encoding serine/threonine-protein kinase CBK1 — translation MCLVVTRSCFNVRDAVVYPPFYADDPMSTCRKIVNWKAHLKFPDEARLSREAKDLVGKLLCNVNQRLGASQIKSHPWFEGVEWEKIYQMEAAYIPEVNDDLDTQNFEKFDEEDHQTLTPSCRTGPWRKMLSSKDINFVGYTYKNFEIVNDYQVPGIAELKKKETKAKRPSVRSLFESESSESSSDTSQTVAGTEKHIGPVCFTICHLHPNDSFA, via the exons ATGTGTCTG GTGGTCACTAGGAGCTGTTTTAATGTACGAGATGCTGTTGTATATCCACCGTTTTACGCCGACGACCCAATGTCAACTTGTAGAAAG ATAGTGAATTGGAAAGCACATTTGAAGTTCCCTGACGAAGCAAGGCTATCACGAGAGGCTAAAGATCTCGTTGGTAAGCTTTTGTGTAACGTTAACCAACGACTCGGTGCCTCTCAAATTAAG TCACATCCATGGTTCGAAGGTGTTGAATGGGAAAAGATTTACCAAATGGAAGCTGCTTATATCCCTGAGGTCAACGATGATTTGGATACTCAAAACTTTGAGAAGTTTGATGAG GAAGATCATCAAACTCTGACACCCTCCTGTAGAACAGGACCATGGAGAAAA ATGTTATCTTCAAAAGACATAAACTTTGTTGGCTACACATACAAAAACTTCGAAATCGTCAACGACTATCAAGTCCCTGGGATAG cggaactgaagaagaaagagacaaaAGCAAAGAGACCATCCGTTAGGTCACTATTCG AGAGCGAATCATCAGAGTCGTCATCGGACACGTCACAAACGGTGGCTGGTACAGAGAAACATATAGGGCCTGTTTGTTTCACCATTTGTCATCTCCatccaaatgattcatttgCATGA
- the LOC103844705 gene encoding uncharacterized protein LOC103844705 — protein MSSSSSSDDVDERLDDIIDEIVEDTYNDIVEPQPNNRRRRAYVERYREGGHNRLWNDYFSVDATYSAQFRRRFRMNKDLFTRIVYELSENIPFFQHRQDATGRFGHTPLQKCTAAIRQLAYGSAADAVDEYLRIGESTALLCLHKFTDGIIRLFGQEYLRRPSPADLQRLLDIGETRGFPGMVGSIDCTLNDLNVLDRSPVFDDILEGRAPRVKYVVNGHRYKLAYYLTDGIYPKWSTFIQSITLPQTPKQELFAKVQEATRKDVERAFGVLQARFAIVKNPALSMNKAKIGKIMRACIILHNMIVENERDGYIRYDISEFAEGNVTRSSEVETERPTNLNNMFPNRNDLRDRQIHERLKNDLIENIWNKFGEED, from the exons atgtcatcatcatcatcatctgatgATGTCGACGAAAGATTGGATGATATTATCGACGAAATCGTCGAAGATACATACAATGATATTGTGGAGCCCCAACCGAATAATCGACGGAGACGTGCTTATGTAGAACGATATCGTGAAGGAGGCCATAACCGTTTATGGAATGACTACTTCAGCGTAGACGCGACGTACTCGGCACAGTTCAGACGGCGTTTTCGCATGAATAAGGATTTATTCACGCGTATTGTCTATGAACTCTCAGAGAACATTCCGTTCTTTCAACATAGACAAGATGCAACCGGGAGGTTTGGTCATACACCGCTTCAAAAATGTACGGCAGCAATTCGTCAGCTTGCTTATGGTTCTGCAGCTGATGCGGTTGACGAGTATCTCCGAATTGGTGAGAGCACTGCACTTTTGTGTTTACATAAGTTCACTGATGGAATCATCCGGTTGTTTGGACAAGAGTATCTACGAAGACCCTCACCGGCGGATCTTCAAAGACTTCTCGATATTGGAGAGACACGAGGGTTTCCTGGGATGGTCGGGAGCattgact gtaccttaaacgaTCTCAATGTCCTCGATCGgtctcctgtttttgatgacattttagAAGGTCGTGCCCCTAGGGTAAAGTACGTGGTCAACGGGCATCGATATAAATTGGCGTACTACCTCACAGACGGGATATATCCAaaatggtcaacatttatccaatctattaCACTCCCCCAAACTCCTAAACAAGAATTATTTGCTAAAGTTCAAGAAGCAACCCGTAAAGATGTGGAGCGGGCTTTTGGAGTTCTACAAGCCCGGTTTGCGATTGTAAAAAACCCGGCTCTTTCAATGAACAAGGCAAAGATagggaagattatgagagcatgtatcatactacaCAACATGATAGTCGAAAATGAACGAGATGGATACATTCGTTATGATATTTCAGAATTTGCAGAAGGAAACGTCACCAGAAGTTCAGAGGTCGAAACCGAGAGGCCTACAAATCTGAATAATATGTTTCCCAATCGGAATGATCTTCGTGATAGGCAAATACATGAACGATTGAAGAATGATTTAATcgaaaatatttggaacaaaTTTGGTGAAGAAGATTAA
- the LOC103844703 gene encoding glutathione S-transferase T3, protein MDGFTNLLHSQIPIDLESPEPYWFGSEVPAQFPSQVPAESPSQVPAESPSQVPAQSPSQAAAERRKYCPKEDKILIGAWLNTSKDPIIGNEQRVGAFWKRIVEYYNASPLLVGQIPREITSCKQRWSRINGEVCRFTGCYDAALRAQKSGENDDDLMKNALNIYFTKYGCKFALDHCWRELRHDQKWASIYVAKEGGKEKRRSVLEVDTEEADVGDPEERPIGVKAAKGGSKKKKSGREEELSKLQNVLELKEKLSKNKLLDRLLAMKEPLSDIEKSLKLKLMLGEVVTGV, encoded by the exons atggatggtttcacaaaCCTTCTGCATAGTCAAATACCTATAGACCTTGAGTCACCCGAACCTTATTGGTTCGGGTCTGAAGTTCCTGCTCAGTTTCCTAGCCAAGTCCCTGCTGAGTCTCCTAGCCAAGTCCCTGCTGAGTCTCCTAGCCAAGTCCCTGCTCAGTCTCCTAGCCAAGCTGCTGCCGAGAGGAGGAAATATTGTCCTAAAGAAGATAAGATCCTTATTGGTGCTTGGCTTAACACCAGTAAGGATCCTATCATTGGCAACGAGCAGAGAGTTGGGGCTTTCTGGAAGCGTATTGTAGAGTACTACAACGCAAGCCCTCTGCTCGTTGGTCAAATTCCGCGAGAGATTACTTCTTGCAAACAGAGGTGGAGTAGGATCAACGGGGAAGTATGCAGGTTTACTGGATGCTACGATGCAGCTTTGAGGGCGCAGAAAAGTGGGGAAAATGATGATGATCTGATGAAGAATGCATTAAATATATACTTCACCAAGTATGGTTGCAAGTTCGCACTTGATCACTGCTGGAGGGAGCTGAGGCATGACCAGAAATGGGCCTCGATTTATGTGGCTAAGGAAGGTGGAAAGGAAAAGCGGAGGTCCGTCTTGGAGGTTGATACAGAAGAAGCGGACGTCGGAGATCCAGAGGAGAGACCAATCGGGGTTAAGGCTGCGAAAGGTGgcagtaagaagaagaagagtggtaGAGAAGAAGAGTTGTCCAAGCTTCAGAACGTGTTAGAACTTAAggaaaaactttcaaaaaacaAACTCCTTGATCGCTTGCTGGCGATGAAAGAGCCTTTATCTGATATCGAAAAATCACTTAAACTGAAGCTAAT GTTAGGTGAAGTAGTCACGGGCGTCTGA